One genomic region from Spirosoma sp. KCTC 42546 encodes:
- a CDS encoding helix-turn-helix domain-containing protein, translated as MSTAIEEAIPVTGLQPAHSNAACTQSLQAVQDALYVLNGKWKLPIIIALRDGPKRFRELQRLVTGITAKVLSKELKELEMNEFAIRHVYPTMPVTVEYELTEYSHTLDTVIEALRTWGVQHRERILGKK; from the coding sequence ATGAGCACAGCCATTGAAGAAGCCATTCCGGTTACAGGTTTACAGCCAGCCCATTCAAATGCGGCCTGTACGCAAAGTTTGCAGGCCGTACAGGATGCCCTTTACGTGTTAAATGGAAAATGGAAACTACCAATCATCATTGCGCTGCGTGATGGCCCGAAACGATTCCGGGAATTACAGCGCTTGGTAACCGGCATTACAGCCAAAGTGCTGAGCAAAGAACTGAAGGAACTCGAGATGAATGAGTTTGCGATACGGCATGTATACCCCACTATGCCCGTTACGGTTGAGTATGAATTAACCGAATATAGCCATACGCTGGATACCGTTATTGAGGCCTTACGAACATGGGGAGTTCAGCATCGGGAGCGGATTCTCGGCAAAAAATAG
- a CDS encoding DoxX family protein, with protein MNPKIMRILTSIMTVLAAGMAILSGIMKLTQSKEIVDTLTKVGVGSSAIPLGLMEIGFAALFLYPKTMKLGFILLSCYFAGAIATELSHGTPFNAVMPLVLIWIAAFLRDKSIFLPTAAV; from the coding sequence ATGAATCCCAAAATCATGCGTATACTAACCAGTATTATGACCGTTCTGGCCGCTGGAATGGCCATTCTTAGTGGTATTATGAAGTTAACCCAATCGAAAGAGATAGTTGACACGCTTACTAAAGTAGGTGTAGGGTCAAGTGCCATTCCATTAGGTCTGATGGAAATTGGCTTTGCGGCTCTTTTTCTCTACCCCAAAACTATGAAGCTGGGTTTCATTTTGTTGTCCTGCTACTTTGCGGGCGCTATTGCTACTGAACTATCGCACGGTACTCCGTTTAATGCGGTCATGCCCCTTGTGCTGATCTGGATTGCGGCTTTCTTACGGGATAAGTCGATTTTCCTGCCAACTGCAGCCGTGTAA
- a CDS encoding permease prefix domain 2-containing transporter: MQPPRLADQLLRFFCAPHRLEEVQGDLHEEFAWQVERVGEWHARWRYWRDVVGFMKPRFAARPKSTYSSPLLSSAMIRNYFAIAFRQLWKNQLFSVLNIVGLTVGLAVSTFIALYVWHEFHYDRFEPFADRTYRIISVAKYGGEELTFPGLHESFGRQIKRQIPEVEQVVRWSDGLGDVVLQSDANHRFKELNIGYADASILPVIGLKLLQGDPKTALSEPGRIVLTRQLAEKYFGDKNPIGKTLIFDKHFPLTVSAVLDNLPTNSVIGFNGLVSLSSMPTLGAKQQQVWKAGGFLSTYVVLRKGASPTAVEKKLQQVKSDLQFADLSAKYLLEVLPSLHLDSRSEPKDTRQSLYILLTIALVILALAVINYVSLTTARATKRAKEVGIRKAIGGQRRELIGQFFIESFLTTTLAFGLSLAILQVLFPWANQALNLHMDNRVLGQGPYWGLMLTLWLACSLLAGAYPALLLSGFRPALVLKGTTNVRFGGAGLRQVFTAIQFTASIGLLICSLVLYTQMRFLRTKSLGINREQVVGMYIDSELTPQFTAIRDEVRQWAGVNNVATTNTKLFSNNIMTYFMETAKGKKQLMVNALTVDKPFFDMMGVRWQYPPVGWGTGSVTKELTVYNQTVMKEAGIKGNPIQQPAPFKNTSANDGTNGVVVDFHVRSLHGPVSPMMLSVVSDTSRSVMANGGYLLIRLRPQTNVPEALAQLKAIYERSHPAAPFDYYFLDEAYNNLYAKEERLARLFNGFTALTLLVACLGLLGLMTFSVEARTKEIGVRKVLGASVTSIVTLLSKDFLKLVMISILVASPLAWWAMNNWLQDFAYKVDISWWVFALAGGLTIGIALLTVSFQSVKAALTNPVKSLRSE, encoded by the coding sequence ATGCAACCTCCCCGTTTAGCTGACCAACTTCTCCGCTTCTTCTGCGCTCCCCACCGGCTGGAAGAAGTGCAGGGGGATTTACACGAAGAGTTTGCCTGGCAGGTCGAACGCGTTGGCGAATGGCATGCCCGCTGGCGATACTGGCGGGATGTGGTAGGATTTATGAAGCCTCGCTTTGCCGCTAGACCTAAATCAACGTATTCATCTCCTTTACTAAGTTCTGCTATGATCCGAAACTATTTCGCCATCGCCTTTCGCCAGTTATGGAAAAACCAATTGTTCAGTGTCCTGAACATCGTCGGGCTCACGGTGGGCCTGGCCGTTAGTACGTTCATAGCCCTCTACGTCTGGCACGAATTTCATTACGACCGTTTCGAACCGTTTGCTGACCGTACCTACCGGATTATATCGGTAGCCAAATACGGCGGGGAGGAACTCACATTTCCCGGCCTGCATGAATCATTTGGTCGTCAGATAAAACGACAGATTCCAGAAGTTGAACAAGTTGTCCGCTGGTCGGATGGGCTGGGCGATGTGGTGTTGCAATCCGACGCAAATCATCGGTTTAAAGAACTCAATATAGGCTATGCCGACGCATCTATTCTACCGGTAATTGGCTTAAAGCTGCTTCAGGGTGATCCAAAAACGGCATTGAGTGAACCAGGCCGTATCGTGTTGACCCGTCAACTGGCCGAGAAATATTTCGGCGATAAAAATCCGATTGGGAAAACGCTGATTTTCGACAAACACTTCCCGCTTACCGTGTCGGCCGTACTGGATAACTTACCGACAAATTCAGTAATTGGGTTTAACGGCCTGGTTTCGTTAAGTTCCATGCCCACACTGGGGGCAAAGCAGCAACAAGTCTGGAAAGCAGGTGGCTTTCTGAGTACGTATGTGGTCTTACGGAAGGGAGCTAGTCCAACCGCCGTCGAGAAAAAGCTTCAACAGGTAAAATCAGATCTACAGTTCGCTGACCTTTCCGCCAAGTATCTCCTCGAAGTATTGCCTTCATTGCACCTGGATAGTCGCAGCGAGCCGAAAGATACCCGTCAATCCTTATATATTCTATTAACCATAGCCCTGGTTATTCTGGCGCTGGCGGTTATTAATTACGTGAGCCTAACTACGGCCCGCGCTACCAAACGGGCCAAAGAAGTAGGAATTCGGAAAGCCATTGGTGGGCAACGGCGCGAACTGATTGGCCAGTTTTTTATCGAATCATTTCTAACTACGACCTTGGCCTTTGGGTTATCGCTGGCGATACTTCAGGTTCTGTTTCCCTGGGCCAATCAAGCGCTCAACCTGCATATGGACAACCGGGTCCTGGGGCAAGGGCCGTATTGGGGCCTCATGCTGACGTTATGGCTGGCTTGTTCATTACTGGCGGGTGCGTATCCGGCACTGCTCCTATCGGGGTTTCGTCCCGCGCTGGTGCTCAAAGGAACAACAAACGTTCGGTTTGGCGGAGCTGGATTGCGGCAGGTGTTCACAGCCATTCAGTTCACCGCCAGTATTGGTTTACTGATTTGTAGTCTGGTACTGTATACCCAAATGCGGTTTCTACGGACCAAGAGCCTTGGCATCAATCGGGAACAGGTTGTAGGCATGTACATCGACAGTGAACTGACTCCCCAATTCACGGCCATTCGCGATGAGGTTCGACAGTGGGCTGGTGTCAACAATGTAGCGACCACAAATACGAAGCTGTTTTCGAATAATATCATGACCTATTTTATGGAAACGGCCAAAGGGAAAAAACAGCTCATGGTCAACGCATTGACTGTTGACAAACCTTTTTTCGACATGATGGGTGTTCGCTGGCAATACCCACCCGTTGGCTGGGGAACGGGCTCCGTTACAAAAGAGCTAACGGTTTATAATCAAACCGTTATGAAAGAAGCAGGTATTAAAGGTAACCCTATTCAGCAACCGGCTCCGTTTAAAAACACCTCTGCCAATGATGGCACGAATGGCGTTGTGGTCGATTTTCACGTCCGAAGCCTGCATGGTCCAGTTTCGCCGATGATGCTGAGCGTCGTGAGTGACACAAGTCGCTCCGTTATGGCCAATGGCGGCTATTTGCTGATTCGGTTACGGCCACAAACCAATGTTCCAGAAGCGCTCGCCCAACTCAAAGCTATCTATGAGCGCAGCCACCCAGCCGCCCCTTTCGACTACTACTTTCTGGATGAAGCATATAATAATCTATACGCCAAAGAAGAACGGTTAGCCCGGTTATTCAACGGGTTTACGGCCCTTACCTTACTGGTGGCTTGCTTAGGCTTGCTGGGCCTGATGACTTTTTCGGTCGAAGCACGAACCAAGGAAATTGGCGTACGCAAAGTACTAGGCGCATCGGTAACCAGCATCGTTACGCTACTATCTAAAGACTTCCTGAAACTGGTGATGATATCCATTCTTGTGGCATCGCCCCTGGCCTGGTGGGCTATGAACAACTGGTTGCAGGATTTCGCCTACAAGGTCGACATTAGCTGGTGGGTGTTTGCCCTGGCTGGTGGTCTGACTATCGGTATTGCCCTACTGACGGTGAGCTTTCAGAGTGTGAAGGCGGCATTAACGAACCCAGTGAAGAGTTTACGGAGTGAATAG
- a CDS encoding PadR family transcriptional regulator yields MKGTYLGEFEEVVLLAVAIRSGDAYGAAVVTEIEQQMNRSVNLGAVHSALNRLAEKGLVTSELGGMTAERGGRRKRLYSVTAAGRRALQEIRHVRNQMWDSIPNTVWS; encoded by the coding sequence ATGAAGGGAACGTACTTAGGCGAATTTGAAGAGGTCGTGTTGCTGGCGGTGGCTATTCGGTCGGGAGATGCCTATGGAGCTGCCGTTGTCACGGAGATTGAACAGCAAATGAATCGCTCAGTAAATCTGGGCGCAGTTCATTCGGCGCTAAACCGGCTCGCCGAAAAAGGGCTGGTCACTTCAGAACTCGGGGGGATGACTGCTGAACGTGGCGGACGACGAAAGCGACTTTATTCGGTTACTGCCGCCGGGCGACGGGCGTTGCAGGAGATTCGGCACGTGCGTAATCAAATGTGGGATTCGATTCCAAACACTGTCTGGTCCTGA
- a CDS encoding ABC transporter permease, with the protein MKITPLLRWLFHPDLVEELESDLDELFQQRVKLMGLRKARWRYLKDALSLVRPSLLKWKPVVYQYNNYPQPTNTTMIRNYVKIAWRNLVRNKSYSAINIVGLSVGMTVAMLIGLWVYDELSFNSYHQNHDRIAQVLENETLENGVQTFSSLPMPLSQELRTKYPNDFKYVVASTAGFEQIIAYQDKKFTKTGNYAEAEFPDLMTLKMIKGTRSGLKDPNSVLLSESVAKALFGDADPLQKAVKIGNKYTVQVTGVYEDLPHNSAFTDVTFVAPIDLLFENKEDRNNWRSSSFDIFTQLNPNSRFDDVSVKIKDLFRKNAEDENRTRSALFLHPMNQWHLYSTFENGVNAGGRIQFVWLFSIIGVFVLLLACINFMNLSTARSQKRAKEVGIRKAIGSQRGQLIGQFFSESFLVVALSFGLSLAFVWFILPYFNEVADKQLVMHWTDARFWIFSIGFSLFTGIVAGSYPALYLSSFQPIKVLKGHGPSLRFNIGRFASIPRKVLVVMQFTVSVTLIIGTIIVFRQIQFAKNRPIGYSREGLINITMNTPEIQGNYDAVRNELLATGVVADMGESSSPITGIWSSANNLDWRGKDPNRAASFGTILVTPDFGKVVGWKIKEGREFSRQFTSDSSTFLLNEAAVKLTGLKNPVGEIIKWHGKNWKVLGVVKDMVMTSPFEPVTPTVFMIDSKERGFNIIHIKLNPTVSVREALPKLEAVFKKINPAAPFEYRFADQEYTKKFAAEERIGTLASIFAILAIFISCLGLFGLSSFMAEQRIKEIGVRKVLGATVPNIVSLLSRDFLLLVFIAFLVASPVAWYTMDKFLQAYKYRIAIEWWVFALTGALAIGIALLTVSFQSIKAALMNPVTSLRSE; encoded by the coding sequence ATGAAGATAACTCCCTTACTACGCTGGCTCTTCCACCCCGATCTGGTGGAAGAGCTGGAAAGCGATCTGGATGAATTGTTCCAGCAACGAGTCAAATTAATGGGCTTACGAAAAGCCCGCTGGCGATACCTGAAGGATGCGTTGAGTTTAGTACGACCTTCTCTACTAAAATGGAAACCAGTTGTTTACCAATACAATAATTACCCTCAACCAACAAATACGACCATGATACGAAACTATGTCAAAATCGCCTGGCGAAATCTTGTTCGTAATAAAAGTTATTCGGCTATCAATATTGTTGGTTTGTCGGTAGGAATGACTGTAGCCATGCTGATTGGCTTATGGGTTTATGATGAACTCTCGTTCAATTCCTACCATCAAAACCATGACCGAATTGCGCAGGTATTGGAGAATGAGACACTGGAGAACGGGGTTCAAACCTTCAGCTCCCTGCCCATGCCATTGAGCCAGGAACTCCGAACGAAATACCCTAACGACTTTAAGTACGTAGTGGCCTCAACGGCAGGTTTCGAGCAGATCATTGCCTACCAGGATAAGAAATTCACGAAGACGGGGAACTACGCCGAAGCGGAATTTCCGGACTTAATGACGCTAAAAATGATCAAAGGAACGCGCTCGGGCTTAAAAGACCCCAACTCGGTTCTGCTTTCAGAATCGGTAGCCAAGGCACTTTTTGGCGATGCTGATCCGCTTCAGAAAGCCGTTAAAATTGGCAATAAATATACGGTGCAGGTAACGGGGGTCTATGAAGATCTACCCCACAACTCGGCCTTTACCGATGTTACGTTCGTTGCGCCGATAGATCTGCTCTTTGAGAATAAAGAGGACAGGAACAATTGGCGGAGTAGCTCATTCGATATTTTTACGCAACTCAACCCGAACAGTCGTTTCGACGATGTTTCGGTAAAAATTAAAGACCTGTTTCGCAAGAACGCTGAGGACGAGAATAGGACCAGGTCGGCTCTCTTTCTACATCCTATGAATCAATGGCATCTGTATTCAACCTTTGAAAACGGGGTGAATGCCGGTGGGCGCATTCAATTTGTCTGGCTGTTTAGTATTATCGGTGTGTTTGTTCTGTTGCTGGCCTGCATCAATTTCATGAATCTAAGTACGGCCCGCTCTCAGAAACGGGCCAAAGAAGTCGGTATTCGGAAGGCGATTGGCTCGCAGAGAGGCCAGTTGATCGGTCAGTTTTTTAGTGAATCGTTCCTGGTCGTGGCCTTATCATTTGGATTGTCGTTAGCTTTTGTGTGGTTCATTCTGCCCTATTTCAACGAGGTGGCCGACAAGCAACTGGTGATGCACTGGACAGATGCGCGGTTCTGGATCTTCAGTATTGGGTTTAGTTTGTTCACCGGCATCGTAGCGGGCAGTTACCCGGCACTGTATCTCTCTTCGTTTCAACCGATCAAAGTCTTAAAGGGACACGGTCCGTCGCTACGGTTTAATATTGGCCGGTTTGCGTCCATTCCCCGCAAAGTACTGGTCGTTATGCAGTTCACGGTTTCGGTTACGCTGATCATCGGGACGATCATTGTTTTTCGCCAGATTCAATTCGCTAAAAACCGACCGATTGGCTACAGCCGGGAGGGCTTGATTAACATCACGATGAATACGCCCGAAATCCAGGGCAACTACGATGCCGTTCGGAATGAGTTGTTAGCAACGGGCGTTGTGGCCGACATGGGCGAATCGTCGAGTCCGATCACGGGCATTTGGTCATCGGCCAACAATCTGGATTGGCGCGGCAAAGACCCAAACCGGGCTGCCTCGTTCGGCACCATCCTGGTCACGCCCGATTTCGGAAAAGTAGTAGGTTGGAAAATCAAAGAAGGCCGCGAATTCTCCAGGCAGTTCACCAGCGATTCCTCGACTTTCCTGCTGAACGAAGCTGCCGTTAAACTAACCGGATTAAAGAATCCGGTTGGCGAAATCATCAAGTGGCACGGTAAAAACTGGAAAGTGCTTGGGGTCGTAAAAGACATGGTTATGACCTCTCCTTTCGAGCCGGTAACCCCAACTGTTTTTATGATCGATTCCAAAGAACGGGGCTTCAATATTATCCATATCAAGCTGAACCCTACGGTGAGCGTCCGGGAAGCATTGCCAAAGCTGGAAGCCGTTTTCAAAAAAATCAATCCCGCAGCCCCGTTCGAGTATCGGTTTGCTGATCAGGAATACACGAAAAAATTCGCGGCCGAAGAACGCATTGGTACGTTGGCAAGCATTTTCGCCATCCTGGCCATCTTCATTTCCTGTCTGGGACTGTTCGGCTTGTCATCGTTCATGGCCGAACAGCGGATTAAAGAAATTGGCGTGCGTAAAGTACTGGGGGCCACCGTACCAAACATTGTCTCGTTGCTATCAAGGGATTTCTTACTGCTGGTGTTCATTGCTTTCCTTGTTGCGTCGCCCGTAGCCTGGTACACCATGGACAAGTTCCTGCAAGCCTACAAATACCGTATTGCCATCGAATGGTGGGTCTTCGCGCTAACGGGGGCTTTGGCCATAGGCATCGCCTTACTGACGGTGAGTTTCCAAAGCATTAAAGCCGCGTTGATGAATCCAGTTACCTCCCTACGGTCGGAATAG